The genome window TGCAGCAGCAGTCAGCGTTTTACAGCGCATTTATACATTCCTTTTTTAGGCTCAACGCCTTTTAAACAGGCGAGTTTGGTGCCAGCACGGTCTGAACACAGCCTGCGATCAATGTGTTTCATTCAGGCGACAAGCTGTCGATGATAATAAACCTGACCGCAGTTGGAAACCTTTACAGAGCAAGCATATGACCGCAGGAATGTAAAAAAGTGCATATCAGGCCGCTAAAAGCTCTTTCGCATTCGCCAGCGTATTCCGCGTCACTTCACTACCGCCCAGCAAACGCGCCAGTTCCTGCAGGCGTGCACGCTTATCCAGCGGCTGCATATGGGTTTCAGTCATCGCGCCGTCAGTCTCTTTGCTGACAAAGAAATGATGATGACCACAACCCGCCACCTGCGGCAGGTGCGTGACGCACATGACCTGCGTTGATTCGCCTAGCTGACGCAACAGCTTGCCAACCACTGCTGCCGTCGGCCCGCTGATACCCACATCCACTTCATCAAAAATCAACGCTGGCGTATCCATCTTACGGGCGGTAATGACCTGAATCGCCAGAGCAATACGTGACAGCTCACCACCGGAAGCCACTTTAGCCAACGGCTGTAATGGCTGCCCCGGGTTGGTGCTGACTCGGAAATCGATGCGATCCGCGCCTTCAGCGGTCAGTTGCTCAGGGTTGAACTGTACGGCAATGGTAAACTGACCGTGCGGCATTGAGAGCGCATGCATGCTCTCGGTAATCAGCTGAGTTAACTCCTGTGCGTAATGCACGCGTTGCTCATGCAGCTTCTGTGCGCTGGCAAGTGCCGCCTGATGATGCTGCGTCACCGCCATGCTCAGCGTTTCCTGATCGCTCTCCTGCTGCGACAGTAGCTGCTCTTCATCCAGCAGCTGCTGATGGAAGGCCGGTAACGCCTCTGGCGCAACGTGATGCTTACGCGCCAGGCTTATCTGACGTGACAGGCGCTGCTCCAGCTCATACAGCCGGTTGGGATCGAGATCGAGACGATCGCAGTAATGACGAAGCTCATCGCTTGCTTCACTAATCTGGATGGAGGCTTCTTCCAGCATGTTCAGCACGCCGCCCAGTTTTTCATCCATCGTGACCAGTTCGCCCATCATCTGACGTGCGGTATAGAGCAGGCTTTGCAAATTACTGTCGTCGCCATCGGCCAGCAAGTGAAGCGCCTGCTGGCTGGTGGAAAGCAGCTGACCGCTGTTAGCGAGGCGTTTGTATTCCTCGTCAATTTGTTCGAACTCACCAACGACTGGGGCAAACTCATTCAGCTCTTTTAGCTGATATTGCAGCAGTTCGCGTCTTGCTTCGCGTTCCTGCATCTGCTGTTGATGTTGCGCCAGTGCGCGGCAGCTCTGGTGCCACTGACGATAGTTGGCCGCCATGCTCTGCATCAGCAGCGGCTGATCGGCATAGGCGTCCAGCAGAGATTTTTGATGTTCCGGCTTTAACAGCAGCTGATGCGCATGCTGACCATGAATCTGAATTAGCAGCTGGCCTAAATCGCGCAGCTGAGAGAGCGGCACTGCGGTGCCATTGATAAAACCACGGGAGCGACCATCGCTGCTGATTACGCGGCGCAGCAGGCACTCCTGGCCGTCGTCCAGCTGATTTTCTTCCAGCCAACGCAGGGCAGAAGGTGTATCTTTCAGATTAAAGCGGGCGCAGAGATCGGCACGATTAGCGCCCTGGCGCACCATATCCACTTCAGCACGGCCGCCCAGACAGAGGCCCAGCGCATCGATAGCAATGGATTTACCAGCACCGGTCTCCCCGGTAATCGCGGTCATGCCACGTTGAAAATCAATTTCCAGCTCGCGAACAATTGCAAAATTACTGATGGTAAGTTGGGCCAGCATATGTGCCTTCCTGTACATAAACACAGACATGGTTTTTCGTACAGTATAATCTGGTTTTATATACAGTAAAGCGGCACGTTGCGCTTTTTAAAATAATTTTTTCGACCAGCCGAGTTTGGAACTTAGCGTATTGAAATAGCTGTAATTTTTTGGGTGAATCAGGTTGAGGTGATAGTCGCTGCGGCGTACCAGCACATCTTCGCCCTCCTGGATAGGCAGCGCGATTTGACTGTCACAGCTGATCTCCAGATCGTTGCGCAGGTCGGAAAAACGCAGGCGAATAGTGCTGCTGCTGTTGATGACCAGCGGGCGAGCAGAAAGGGTATGCGGAAACATTGGCACCAGTGCGATGGCATCCAGCGATGGCGTTAAAATTGGGCCGCCAGCCGAAAGAGAGTAGGCGGTAGAGCCGGTAGGCGTAGAGATAATCAGACCGTCAGAGCGCTGCGAGAATGCGAAATTCTCATCGATATAAACCTCAAACTCAATCATATGCGCCACTTTGCCCGGATGCAGCACCACCTCATTAATCGCGGTGCCAATACGCGGCGCGCCTTCGCCACGGCACACGCGCGCTTCCAGCAGAAAACGTTTTTCCGTGATGTATTCGCCGCGCAGCACATCATCCAGCTGCTGTTGCGCATTATCCGGATCCAGATCGGTGAGAAAGCCCAGATTGCCGCGGTTGATGCCGATAACTTTTATATCGTAACGTGCCAGTACACGTGCCGCGCCCAGCATATTGCCATCGCCGCCGACCACTACCGCCAGATCGGCGCGTTGACCAATTTCCGCCAGCGAGCCAGTTTGCACATGCTCCAGCGACAGTTCGCGCGCAATTTGTTGTTCAACAATAACTTCGTAGCCTTTCTCGCTAAGCCAGCGCCAGAGCATTTCGTGAGTGGTCAGGGCGGTAGGATGACGCGGATGTCCGACGATGCCGATGCACTGGAAATGTTTGTTCATTATGCTGGTTTTCCTCATGGGGCAATTCTGCCCTGACATTGTGACTGGTTCCCTTGAAACCATTAATCTGATCCCCATAATAAGCGAACCAGCGAGATGAATGTGCAAAACGCGGAGAAATTCATGAGTAGTAAAGATCAGAAAGCACCAAACGAGCAAGTCTCAGACGAGATTGAAATGGAACAGCAGCAAAACGAGAGCGTGGAGACGGCAGAGTCTGAAGCAGACGTGGTGGATCCGCGTGATGAACGTATTGCTCAGCTTGAAGAGCAGCTGGCCGGATTACAGAACGGCGTACGTGATGCTCAGCTGCGTGCGCAGGCAGAGATTGAAAATATCCGCCGCCGTACCGAGCTGGATGTGGAAAAAGCGCATAAGTTTGCGCTGGAAAAATTCGCTAATGA of Pantoea alhagi contains these proteins:
- the recN gene encoding DNA repair protein RecN, producing MLAQLTISNFAIVRELEIDFQRGMTAITGETGAGKSIAIDALGLCLGGRAEVDMVRQGANRADLCARFNLKDTPSALRWLEENQLDDGQECLLRRVISSDGRSRGFINGTAVPLSQLRDLGQLLIQIHGQHAHQLLLKPEHQKSLLDAYADQPLLMQSMAANYRQWHQSCRALAQHQQQMQEREARRELLQYQLKELNEFAPVVGEFEQIDEEYKRLANSGQLLSTSQQALHLLADGDDSNLQSLLYTARQMMGELVTMDEKLGGVLNMLEEASIQISEASDELRHYCDRLDLDPNRLYELEQRLSRQISLARKHHVAPEALPAFHQQLLDEEQLLSQQESDQETLSMAVTQHHQAALASAQKLHEQRVHYAQELTQLITESMHALSMPHGQFTIAVQFNPEQLTAEGADRIDFRVSTNPGQPLQPLAKVASGGELSRIALAIQVITARKMDTPALIFDEVDVGISGPTAAVVGKLLRQLGESTQVMCVTHLPQVAGCGHHHFFVSKETDGAMTETHMQPLDKRARLQELARLLGGSEVTRNTLANAKELLAA
- the nadK gene encoding NAD(+) kinase, whose amino-acid sequence is MNKHFQCIGIVGHPRHPTALTTHEMLWRWLSEKGYEVIVEQQIARELSLEHVQTGSLAEIGQRADLAVVVGGDGNMLGAARVLARYDIKVIGINRGNLGFLTDLDPDNAQQQLDDVLRGEYITEKRFLLEARVCRGEGAPRIGTAINEVVLHPGKVAHMIEFEVYIDENFAFSQRSDGLIISTPTGSTAYSLSAGGPILTPSLDAIALVPMFPHTLSARPLVINSSSTIRLRFSDLRNDLEISCDSQIALPIQEGEDVLVRRSDYHLNLIHPKNYSYFNTLSSKLGWSKKLF